A segment of the Sulfuricurvum sp. genome:
GCCGTATTTCGCGCGCCTAATGCCCTTATTGCCAACTGGGTCAGAACTAAATTTGCCGACAAAATAGCTCATTTGTTTGAAATTAAAACCAATGTCAAACCAACCGTCTCTATATTGGTCAAATCGGCAACCTCCTCATCACATCAAAACGTCGTTGCCCCTGTTCCGAGCGAACGTCCGGGAGGTTCTTTACTTAATCCGTCTTATACGTTTCAAAACTTTGTTGTAGGCGGCTCAAACGAATTTGCCTTCGGAGCTGCAAAAAGCGTCAGTGAAAAACCGGGAATTGCATATAATCCCCTCTTTTTATACGGCGGTGTCGGTTTAGGTAAAACCCACCTTATGCAATCAGTCGGAAACGTCATGCTTGCACAGGGCAAAACCGTCATTTATACCTCTGTAGAACAATTTTTAAATGACTTTACCCGCCATCTGAGCAATCGGACTATGGATCGGTTCAAAGATAAATACCGCAAATGTGATTTGCTTCTGATCGACGATATCCAGTTTTTGAGTAACAAAAACCAAATACAAGAAGAGTTTTTCCACACCTTTGACGCATTGCGAAATGAAAACAAGCAGATCATTATCACCTCCGATAAACCCCCGAAAAAAATCGGCGGACTCGAAGAGCGTCTCAAAAGCCGTTTTGAATCGGGTCTTGTTGCCGATATTCAGCCCCCGGAACTCGAAACCAAAATCGAAATTATCAAGAAAAAATGTGAAATCAACCGTGTGAAACTCGACCGTGATGTTATTAACTACGTTGCAACGATTATTGAAAATAACACTCGTGAAATCGAGGGAATTCTTTCTAAACTCAATGCTTATTCACAGCTAATGGGTGTGGATATCACTATCGAATTTGCCCGAAATGTCCTAAAAGAACAAATGGCCGAAAAACGAAGCAATATTACGACCGATCTCATCATGGATACCGTAGCCAAAGAACTCAATATTAAACCGAGTGAAATCCGATCCAAAAGCCGAAATAGCAACATTGTATATGCGCGTCGTATCGCTATCTATCTCGCACGTTCTCTAACTCCGAACTCAATGCCGCAGCTTGCGCAGTATTTTGGAATGAAAGATCATACCGCCGTCAGTCATACGATGAAAAAAATCCAGGAACTCATGAAAAACGATGAAGATTTCCGTGTAAAAGTCGAAGAGCTCTCCAATAAAGTCTCAATGGCCACTTCCGAATAAAATTTCTGTTTGTAAAGAGGTTTTAAAAAAGATATAATTCGTACTAAGTGAATAGATGTGAATGAAACCAAATCGTTTCATCACATTGCAAAAGCAGGAGAGATGGGAGTTTATGGCGTGTTTTCACCCATTCACACCCCCTTATTACTAACTACTATAACTTATGATATATAATAATAAAGGGAGTCTTTTATGAAAATTACCGTTGACAAATCGGTTTTGGAAAATATCCTTCTACACCTACAGCCTTTTTTAGAAAAAAAAGATACCTCCCAAATCACATCACACATCATGCTTTCGACTGATGGTAGAACCCTTACAGCCAAAGCAACCGATTATGAAATAGGACTTGTCATTCAAACCAATTCCGTAACTGTAGAAGAACCGGGCTCTCTTACTGCTAACGGTAAAAAGTTGCTCGATATCATTCGTATTTTAAAAGACGAAGAAATCGAATTATCTCTTGATAAAGACACTCTTCACATTCGTCAAAAACGCTCAAACTTTAAACTTCCTACGTATAAAAGTTCAGAATTCCCTTCTTTCCCAACTACAGAAGGCAAACCGAATATTGTGATTAACTCTCACGTATTGATTGAATCCCTCAAAAAAATAACTCCTGCAGCCGATACCAATAATCCTAAATTTGAACTCAACGGAGCATTGATCGATATCAAAAGCAATCAAATCAATTTTGTTGCTACCGATACTCGTCGTCTTGCCCTTGTTCACATCGACAGCCAAAATGATGCAGAGCTTTCTATCATTGTCCCTAAAAAAGCAATTATCGAAATCCAAAAACTGTTTGCCGACAATATTGAAATCTATTACGACAACACCCATCTCATTATCAAATCCGAAGATTCACTTTTCTATACCAAACTCATCAACGGTAAATTCCCTGATTACAGCCGAATTATCCCTAGAGAAGCTCAACGCTCCATTACATTGCCGAAAAGCGCTATAGTGACCGCTATTAAGCAAATAACGACTATTTCCAATGATCTTAAACTCACGTTCCAACAAGACGCTATTTTGTTTGAAAGTTTAAGCGATGATAACATCGAAGCAAAAACTGCCGTAGAAATTGAAAACGGATTTGAAACTCCTTTTATTCTCGCAATCAACAGCCGTTATATCTTGGATTTCTTATCTCAAGTCAACAGCACTGAATTTACTCTCGAAGCAAATGAATCAAATCAGCCATTCGTAATCAAAGATGCAAATTTTAAAACAATCGTAATGCCGATTGTGATTTAACCTTTCCCTTTTTATCCCCATTTAAACCCTCTAGGAGGGTTATATCTTCATAAAACCTTCTTTTTAGTTTTTCTTCGCTAAAATAAAGCATTAAACACGCTTAAAAGCTGGAGCAACAATGGAAAATTACGGTGCTAGTAATATTAAAGTCCTAAAAGGTCTCGAAGCCGTTCGAAAACGACCGGGTATGTATATCGGTGATACCGGTCATCGCGGACTTCATCACCTGATCTACGAAGTCGTTGATAACTCGATCGATGAAGCGATGGCAGGACATTGTGATACGATCACGGTAACATTGACCAAAAACGGTACGGCGATGGTTAGCGATAACGGTCGCGGTATTCCTACCGACATGCATCCGACGGAAGGGATCTCTGCGGCTACGGTTGTTTTAACCGTATTGCACGCAGGGGGAAAATTCGACAAAGATACCTATAAAGTCTCAGGCGGTTTGCACGGGGTAGGGGTATCGGTAGTAAATGCACTCAGTTCCGATTTGAAAATGACCATTTTCCGTGAAGGTCAATCGTTTGAGCAAAATTTCAAATGCGGTATTCCTCAAGAACCGTTAGCGGTAACCGGAACAACTCGTAAACGTGGAACAACGATTGAATTTTTCCCAGATCCGTCTATTTTTACCGAAACGATTATTTTCGATTATGACTATTTGGCAAAACGGTTCCGTGAATTAGCCTATCTTAATCCGCGCATTACGATCATTTTTAAAGACGAACGAAACGGTGCGAGCAATACCTATCACTTCGAGGGTGGTATCAGCCAATTCGTTACTGATGTAAATAAAAAAACCGTTGTTGCGACTCCGTTTGCATTTAGCGAAAAAATCGAAGATATCGAGATGGACATCGCCATCATGTATAACGACAGCTATGATGATAAAACCTTCACGTTTGTCAATAACATCAATACCCCTAACGGCGGTACCCATGAAGCGGGTTTCCGAGCAGGGCTTACCCGTGTTATCTCAAACTACAACAAACAAAACGGTAATGCCAAAGAAAAAGATGTACCTCTAACGGGTGAAGACGTTTCCGAAGGGCTTATCTGTGTCGTTTCGGTACGTGTTCCCGAGCCGCAGTTTGAAGGACAAACTAAAGGAAAACTCGGAAATACCTACGTTCGACCGTTGGTGCAAAAAGTTACCTACGAAAAATTGACTAAATATTTCGAAGAAAACCCGATCCAAGCCAAAGCAATCGTTCAAAAAGCCCTTATGGCTGCACGCGGACGTGAAGCGGCAAAAAAAGCGCGTGAATTGACACGACGCAAAGATGCGATGACAGTCGGAACGTTGCCGGGTAAATTGGCAGATTGCCAGAGTAAAGATCCTTCAATCAGCGAATTGTATCTGGTGGAAGGGGACTCTGCGGGCGGTTCGGCAAAACAGGGGCGTGACCGTGTATTCCAAGCAATTTTGCCTCTCAAAGGTAAAATTCTCAACGTTGAAAAAGCCCGTTTGGACAAAATTCTCAAATCCGAAGAGATTACCAATATGATCACGGCTCTTGGATGTGGAATCGGAGAAGAGTTTAACGAAGAGAAACTTCGTTACCATAAGATCATTATTATGACCGATGCCGACGTCGACGGCAGCCATATTCAAACACTTCTGTTGACATTCTTTTTCCGATATCTTCCGAAAATTGTTGAAAACGGCTATCTGTATTTGGCACAACCGCCTCTATACCGCTATAAAAAAGGGAAAAAAGAGATTTACTTTAAAGACGATCGTGTGATGAACGCTTTCTTAATCGAGAACGGAATCGAAGCATTGGAGTCTGAAGAACTCAATATCGGTGTCAATGATCTTGTATCTTTCTTTAAAATGGTGGATCATTACCGCAGCACACTTGATGCTTTGGAACGCCGTTATGCTCTTGTGGAATTGATCCGTTATTTCATTGAAAATCCGGATTTAGTCGCATTACCGCTTCAAGAGTTGTACACTAAAGTTGAAGTATTCCTTACTGCAAAAGGGAATAATATCCTCAGTAAGAGTGTCAGTGATGAAGACATGCATCTCTTTGTACAAACAAAAGAGGGCTTGGAAGAACTTCATATCAATGATGAACTGTTTGCATCTCCGCATTTTGCCGAAGCGAACTATATTTATCAAAAAATTCAGGATTGGAATTTACCTTTAAAAGGTGATTTGTTAGAACTTTTAACCCAAATCACCGATTTCGCGAAGAAAGGCTCATACATCCAACGTTATAAAGGTCTTGGGGAGATGAATCCGGAACAGCTTTGGGAAACGACAATGACACCTGAAAATCGTGTATTGCTCCGTATTACGATCGAAGATACCGAATCTGCAGGTGATTCATTTAATCTCTTTATGGGTGATGATGTCGAACCTCGCCGTAACTACATTGAAACGCACGCTAAAGACGTCAAACATTTGGATATCTAATTTTTTATGACCTATACTGAACAAAAAGAGAGGGAACACCGTTTTGCATTAGCATTACGGATGGGATTACCGATCTTTTTTCTAAGTGCGGTTACCCTTACTGCCCTGTTTACACAGGCTTACACCACTTTTACCTCTTTAATCATTCTGTCTATTGCTTTGTTAGGAGTAATGGTCTATTTTATTTTTTATCTGATTTATCAAAGTACTCAGGAAAATATTACTGAAACGATCACACATACATTCACACCGGAATATTTTTCCCGTCTTTTTTCCAAAGCACTTACTAAAAATACGCAAACCCTTCTATTGATTACCGTTGAAAATTTATGGTCGATTAATGAACGCTATGGGATAAAAAACGGTGATATTGCTTTACAAAATACGGTGATGAAATTAGATCATTTTTTTTACGATAAAAAGATAGAAAAACTCCCTATATGCCGTTTTAAAGGGGGTGATTTTTTACTCTTTTTACCGGGTGAAAAAGAAAAATATAATTCTTTGATTGAATTATTGCTGAGTAAATATCAACATTATGTTGATAATGAAATTGAAGTCAGCCTTGAGGCAGTGATGCTCGATTCACGTCTTTCCGATGATATTGAGTTATTGATCAGCCGTTTGTACGAGCTTCATAATGACCGGATCAGTAGTGAAAAAGAGGAAATATATTCCATTAATCAACTGGAAAACGAAATCATTGAGGCACTGGATGAGAAGCGTTTTTCTATCGGATTCTGGCCGGTATGCTGTGAGACCCATCCGATTTATGATACGACCGTCAAACTGATTGATTCACAGGGAAGATTCATCCATCAAAGCCGCTATATTCCGGTTCTTAACAGAATCAACAGAATGCGCTGGCTTGAAAGCGATGTATTGGAAACAATTGCCACTTTATGTGATGAACGGAAACGGGATTTTATTGTGACCATCTCTCCCGTTACCTTGCGTAATCCCCATTTCTTTGAACATGCTATGACTTTATTTGAGCGTTTTCCGTCAGCTCGAAATAAAATAACGCTGATGTTTGAAGAAAAAGAGTATTGCTATCAATTAGAGCGGTTTGTGCACCAAATCAGCCATTACAGAAGAGCAGGGTATAAAATCGCTCTCGATCGTTTGGGAGGATATCATACGACGCTGTTGTATTTAAAAGAGTTGGAAGTGGATGTTGTCCGCTTTGATTCTCTTTATACCCGTCATATAAAAGAAGCGGGATATCAGAATATCATTCAGGGGCTTAATCTGAGTGCGCATTTGTGCGGAGCCAAAACATGGATATCCATGATAGAGGATGAATATACCGATAATCTTGTCCAATCGCTGAAAATCAACTATCGGCAAGGCAACTATCTAGGTAGAATTTTAACTATGGATCAAATATAGGTCAAAAAGGTTTTGTCCCTTTGGCGTTTAGATTAAATTAAAGGATAGATATGAAATACGGAGAACAAATTGTCGAAAATTTTGACATCGAAAAAGATTTCGAAATATGGCCGAATCAACATGAACGGGACTACGTGATTAAAGTAACATTACCTGAGTTTACCTGTTTGTGTCCGCGCAGCGGATATCCCGATTTTGCAACCATTTACGTAGAATATACGCCGGATAAATGGGTGGCTGAACTGAAAGCCATCAAACTCTACATTAATTCATTCAGAAACCGCCATATTTCGCATGAAAACAGTGCAAATGAGATCTACAGTGTATTTGAGCAAAAAATCGCTCCTAAGCGCTTAAAAGTGGTTGCAGATTACTACCCTCGCGGAAACGTTCATACAGTAGTAGAAATTGATAGTGAAAAAATAGTAAAAGAGAAATAATTAGAAGAAGGATAGATTCCCGATTCAATCGGGAATAGGGGAATACTAAATCAACCGAATTTACCGGTGATGTACTCTTGGGTAAGTTTTTCTTTCGGAGTGACGAAGAGTTCTTCGGTATGCCCGAGCTCAATGAGTTCTCCCAAATACATAAATCCGGTATAGTCGCTTACACGCGCTGCTTGCTGCATATTGTGGGTTACAATGATGATGCTGACTTTTTCTTTGAGTTCGATGACCAGTTTTTCGATCCCTTGTGTAGAGATCGGGTCAAGCGCCGATGTCGGTTCGTCAAACAAAAGAACTTCAGGCTCTACCGCAATCGCGCGGGCGATACACAAACGCTGCTGTTGACCGCCCGAAAGACCGTTTGCATCGTTTTTGAGACGGTCGCTTACCTCTTTCCAGATGGCCGCGTCTTTGAGTGCTTTTTCGACACGGTCACTCAGTTCCGTTTTGTTTTTAATCCCCTGCAAACGCATTCCGTATGCAACGTTGTCGAAAATTGACATCGGAAACGCGGTCGGTTTTTGGAAAATCATCCCGATTTTGGTTCGAAGATGGATCAAGTCTTCTTTGGCATCGAGGATATTACGTCCTTCGAACTCGATTTCCCCTTTATAGGCATTGCCGGGATAAAGATCGTGCATTCGGTTAAATGATCGCAAGAGGGTGGTTTTACCGCATCCTGATGGACCGATAAGCGCTGTAATCGAGTTTTTGGCGATCGGCATGGTCACTTTTTTCAAACTCGGTGCTTCAGCGCCTTTGTAAGTGAATTCAAAATCACGTACTTGAAGTGCGCATTCGTCTTTGATATCGATAATACTTGCCATAGGTTATTTCCTTTTTCCAAAGAATAAGATAAGTCGTCCCACAATATTGAGACCCAGAATAAACATCGAAAGGATAAAGGCCGCTGCCCATCCCAGCTGTTGCCAATCATCGTAAGGGCTGATCGCATAGTTAAACATCGTAACTGTAAGCGAAGGCATCGCATCGTTCAGATTGGTTGTAAAAAAGTTATCGTTAAACGAGGTAAAGAGCAACGGTGCCGTTTCCCCTCCGACACGTGCGATACCGAGTAGTACACCGGTTAAAATCCCGGCTTTGGCACCGCGATAGACGACGTCCATGATCACTTTGTATTTCGGTGCGCCGAGGGCAAATGCCGCTTCCCGAAGTGTACCGGGTACGAGCTGAAGCATATCATCGGTCGTGCGTAAAATGATCGGAATCATAATGATGGCCAGAGCTATAGAACCTGCCCATGCACTGAAGTGTCCCATCGGCATAACGACGACGGCGTAGACGAACGCTCCGATAACGATTGATGGTGCAGACATCATAATATCGCTGATGTCACGGATCAAATGGGCAAGTTTTGAGTTCTTACCGTATTCACTGAGATAGGTTCCGGCTAAAATACCGAGAGGAACACCGATAACGGTTGCCAATCCGACAAGGATAGCTTGACCGACGAGCGCATGTTTGAGACCGCTTTCCTCATATCCAGGAGGAGAACCTTCAAAAATGAAAATATTCCAGTTGAGAGCACCGACCCCTTTCATGACTAAAACGCCCAAAATCCAAAACAAAAATGCGATAGCGATAACTGCACTCAGTGTTGAGAGACCGAGGACGATTTTATTGACTAAAACCCGTTTTTGGACCGCTGTCATACTCCTCTCCTTTCTTTACGTAAAAAGTAAAACTTGGCGACTGCGATGACAACGAAACTCATCACCAAAAGAATCAGAGCCAACTCGAACAAGCTCGAGAAATAAAGCGATCCATCGGCTTCGGCAAACTCATTGGCGAGCGTTACCGGAATAGAAGTGGTCGGATCGGTAATCGCCTTTGGAGTGTGATGGACATTCCCCATAACAAATGTAACCGCCATTGTTTCACCGATTGCCCGGCCTAGCGCCAAAATGATCGAACCGATGATTCCGGCACGTGCATAAGGGATGATAACATCTTTGATAACATCCCATTGCGTACCGCCGAGGGCATATGCTGACTCTTTGAGAATATCAGGCGTCGTATTCATCGCATCGCGGGTAACCGCTGCCATAAACGGCAAAATCATGATGGAGAGGACGATACCGGCGCTGAGAAGACCGATCCCCATTCCGCCGAATATATCGCGGATAATAGGGACAAAATAAAACAATCCCCACATACCGTAGATGACGGATGGGATAGCCGCAAGGAGTTCAACGCTCACTCCGAAAAAGCCTTTGATTTTGTCGTGAGCGATTTCACTAAGGAAAATTGCAACACCGATGGCCACAGGGATAGCAAAAAGCATTGCTAAAAATGTCGAAGCGACCGAGCCGAAAATGGCGGCATATGCACCGAATTTTTCGAGATTCGGAGCCCATTCGTCTTTGGTTATAAAATCAAAACCGAATGCGTGAATAGCTTCCAATGACTGGTTAAAGAGCTCTACGAATATCCATGCGACAATCACGAGGATTAGCAGGGCGCTAAAACGGGTTAGATTGGAGAAGATTTTATCGATCATGCAACACCTTGCCTTAGAATAGGTAAGAAATTTTATTACATCATGATTACAACACTGTTACGAGCCACTTTAATGCCCCTTCATGCGTGCTGAATTCTTGATTAAGTTGGGCTTCATAGGCCCTATCCAAAATACTTTTGAACGTTTCAGACGGCGTCAATCCGGACGCAATCAGATCCCGTCCCATTAGCAGCGGCTGAGGCGGTTCATACAATACGCCCAAGGCTTTTGCACGCTCAAATAGCCAATCTCCGGCTTCAAAAGATTTCGGTATTGTACCGATAAAAGTGCGTCCGTAAAAATCGGCTTTGGCAATGTGGATTAGATCCTCGATACACGCATGTGTACTGAGACGAAGAATTTCACTGTCCGAAGCGTGAGTTTTATGTAGTTTCCTCGGTGAGCCGTGATACCGGATTAGAGGTAAAACAGCATCGATAAGAGATTTGTCTTCTGTAATTTTAGATAACCATGCTCGGCCAATATCGACTCCGCGTTCAGCATGTTTCGGGGCATTTAAAACGCCATCGGCAATAATAGTAGAATCGGGTTTCCCGATATCATGCAGCAGCATCGCTAACATTAAAATCAGGTCATGTTTACTCTCTCCGGTACGGATGGAAGCCATGACATCTATGCCCATCAGCAGATGGTTCCATACGGAGCCCTCAGGGTGAGATTGAGGATCTTGAGGTGTGGTTTCAAATCGATCGAGCGGAGAGAGAAAAGCAAGTGCACCCATCTCTTTTAGCAGGATAAGCCCGAGTGAGGGACGTGCGCTCTGGAGCAGAAGTTTTTTCAGCTCTTCAAAAATACGTTCTTTCGGAAGTTCTTCAAGTGCACCATGTTCGATCATACTCCGACATAATTCCAGCAGACGCTTATCGCAGGTTAGTTCAAATCGTGCCGCAAACTGTACGGCACGCAATACTCTCAACGGATCGTCGATAAACGTTTCGGGATCCACACACATTAGACGTTTGTTTTTTAAATCTTCTACCCCTCCGAAGGGATCAAGCAGTGTTTTTGTGATGGGATCGTAACCGATAGCATTGATGGTGAAATCACGTCGACGGGCGGCGTCGGTAAAATCAATATCGCTTTGCCATGCTACATCGAATCCTTTATGTCCGAATCCGGACTTGGATTCGGTGCGAGGAGGGGCAAAATCAATCGTATATCCTGCATAGGCCAGCTTTAGGACGCCGAAGCTTTTACCGATGAGATTCAATTTTCCAAACGGCTGGAGGAGTGTTTCGAGCGATTCAATCGAATGGACTCCATAGAGCTCGATATCCAGATCGTTTGTCGGATGCCCTGTGAACGTGTCACGGACAAATCCTCCGACAAGTATCGGTTTAATTCCGGCCCTGTCAAGATGTTCTATCAGGTGCAGTAAGGGGTCGGGAAGGGAGATCATTTTTTGGTCAGTTTGTTTTTTTGGATTAAAGAATCAAGCGAAAAGCCAAATGTTGAACCGACTCCCAATGTACTCTCGATAGTGAGGGTGGAATCATGGAGCTTGAGGATATAGCTGACGATAGAGAGCCCCAGCCCCATTGAATTGTCCCAGCGGTTTTTATGGACACGATAAAATTTAGAGGTGACTTTATCGAGCTCTGAGTGAGCGATACCGATCCCTTTGTCGGTAACGCTAAAACTATGATCGCTAAGGGTAACACTTACCTCTTCTTCGGAATATTTGAGCGCATTATCGATAAGGTTGGTAATGATGAGTTCGATCATCGTTCGATCGGCGTATACGGTTTTGGAAAGCCCCATATACTTGATAGAACGTGAAGGATATTTGATCTGCAAAATAGAGATCGATTCATGGCAAACTTCGGAGATGTCAAATAGGGTCGGTTTGATCGAGAGATCGTTGTTTTCAAGTTTGACAGAGAGTGCTAAGCGGTCTAGCATGAGGGTTACTCGATGGGTATTGGCAAGAATTTTGTCCAGAAATTTTTCTCTGATTTTAGGATCAATATTCAAGTCATCGTGCAATGTCTCGGCATATCCCATGATCGCGGCAATCGGATTTTTAAACTCGTGGCTGATGGCTGAGAGAATATCATTTTGTTGTTTGTTGATGAGACGAAGTTTGGCAGTGTGCTTACGTTTTTGTTTATCGCGGTTTTGGAGCTTTTTGACCAAGTTTTTGAGCATTATCGAAATTTGTAAAAACTCGCGGAAATATTCGGGTTTGAGAATGGCTTTATAGTTTTTAGCGGAGATTTGATCTAAATAATGGGTTATTTGCAAAATATCATGACGTGCTTTTTTCGATATTTTATAGGCGATAACAAGTGCAATGGCAACCAACACGGTAAAGGCGATAAAGAGTTTGATCCAAAGCGTATAGAAGTGGTCCATAACTCCTTTTAAACTCATGGAAAGACGAAAATAGAGTATGCCGTGCGGAGTGGATATTTTTTTTGCAACATAAACAAAGTCGGTTTTTAGAGTTTTGGAGTAGCGAATCGTAATTCCGTAAGGCTTTCGCATCGACTCCATGATTTCAACACGGTTCGAATGATTTTCCATCGTTTTTTTATCGGTGTCGCTTTCAGCTATGACCACTCCGTTTTCTGCAACGACCGTTAAACGCAGATGGGCTTTTTGTGCGATAGAGTGGGCGAGAGAATCGAGATCGTTAGAAGCAACGATTTGGGGTTCAAGAAGCTCAATACTTTGTATAAGCCGCTCTTTACCATCCTCGATAATCATTGTTTTGAGGGTATAAAAACTAATAACCGAGGCAACCAAAAGGGCGGCGGTAAAGAGACCTAATATATTGAGGAAAAAAAGCTGATGGATTCTTAGCACAGGGTATATCCGACTCCCCGTACGGTTTTAATATATTCTTTGGTCTTGTCGGGATCAATTTTTTCTTTGAGACGGTTGATGGCGACGTTTACGGTACGGTCTTGGAATACTTCTTCGCCTCCCCAGACGTGTTCGAGGAGGTAATCGCGGTCCAAAACGACATTTTGGTTTACAATCAATGCATGAAGAAGATCAAATTCGAGTTTGGTCAGTTCGATGTTTTCACCTTCTATCGTTACAGAACGTGCCGCGAGATTGAGAACAATATCGCGGTAGGTGAGATTCCCCTCGGATGAGAGTTTTTTTGTACGGCGCAGCATCGCCTTGACCCGGAGTACAAGCTCTTTCATGCTGAAAGGTTTGGTAATATAATCGTCTCCGCCGCGCTCAAATCCTTGCTCGATATCTTCATCTTTATGTTTGGCACTGACAAAGATGACGGGAGTATGAATCCCTTTTTTACGGAGTGACTCGACAAACTCACTCCCCTCGGCACCGGGGAGATTGCGATCCATTAATATCAAATCAACATGTTCTTCTTCTAAAACTTCCTGGACATGTTTCGTCGTTAAAAAACCGATCGTTTCAAAACCTTCTTTGGCAAGATGATACTCCATCAGTTCCAAAATATCTTTTTCATCTTCGACGATCACAATTAACGAACTCACGGCTTGTCCTTTCTTTTAGTTGTAGAGTTGAATCTCTCCGCCTTTTTGTGCGTAGAGCATGAGCGAAGCGATATTAACGGCACGATCACCGATACGCTCCAATTTGCGCAATGTTCCCAACACTTTGACGTATTCGATTGAGAGTTCATTGGCATTGATAATCAGGGTTAAAAGCTCTTTTTCCATAATTGAAAAAAGATCATCGTTTTTAGACTCTTCAACCATGACTTTGCGATACACATCATCTGCGTCGCATCGTTCCATGTCTTGCAAACATTCTGCAATGTATTGTAGCGCATGCAGAGTCGTTTTGTGCAGTTGAACAATTGCACTGCTTAAAACAGTCATATCGCATCCGCCGGCACAATGGTCATGCAAACGTTTGCTGTATTTTTTAACCGCATCGCCGATGCGGTCGATTTCGTTGGTCATTTTCAAATACGCTACCAATAAGCGTAATTCGTCCGCTTCAGGACCGAAAAGGGCAAAGGTTTTGATGATTTCATTGTCGATCTTATTGGCGTCAAGTTGAAGATTTTTGAGATAGACCCGTGACGTCTCGTACAAATCAATGTTGTCGTTTTCGAAAGCGTGGAGAGTCTCTTCGCTTGAGTGGATGATTTGAGATAGTAGAGTTGAAATCATTCCACGGATTTCGTTCAGTTTGTTTTCATAGCGTGGTAGCATTCATGTGCCTTTATAGTAAATGATAGTGCGCGATTATAACGTTACTTTATAACCGTGAGATTACAGAGGGACTTTGTGCTTTGTAATCGTTTCGTTACCCGAAGCTTTTACAATGTCGCCATCAAATACCAAGGACATATCCAATGCTAAGCAAAGTTACTAAAGGTTTCGTAATCGCAGCAGTTGCAGCGACATCAATCATGGCCGCCGACAAAATCAGTGGAGCAGGGGCTACATTCCCGGCACCATGTTATTATGATTGGGCGTATAACTACCAAAAAGCGACACA
Coding sequences within it:
- a CDS encoding HD domain-containing protein encodes the protein MISLPDPLLHLIEHLDRAGIKPILVGGFVRDTFTGHPTNDLDIELYGVHSIESLETLLQPFGKLNLIGKSFGVLKLAYAGYTIDFAPPRTESKSGFGHKGFDVAWQSDIDFTDAARRRDFTINAIGYDPITKTLLDPFGGVEDLKNKRLMCVDPETFIDDPLRVLRAVQFAARFELTCDKRLLELCRSMIEHGALEELPKERIFEELKKLLLQSARPSLGLILLKEMGALAFLSPLDRFETTPQDPQSHPEGSVWNHLLMGIDVMASIRTGESKHDLILMLAMLLHDIGKPDSTIIADGVLNAPKHAERGVDIGRAWLSKITEDKSLIDAVLPLIRYHGSPRKLHKTHASDSEILRLSTHACIEDLIHIAKADFYGRTFIGTIPKSFEAGDWLFERAKALGVLYEPPQPLLMGRDLIASGLTPSETFKSILDRAYEAQLNQEFSTHEGALKWLVTVL
- the pstB gene encoding phosphate ABC transporter ATP-binding protein PstB, which produces MASIIDIKDECALQVRDFEFTYKGAEAPSLKKVTMPIAKNSITALIGPSGCGKTTLLRSFNRMHDLYPGNAYKGEIEFEGRNILDAKEDLIHLRTKIGMIFQKPTAFPMSIFDNVAYGMRLQGIKNKTELSDRVEKALKDAAIWKEVSDRLKNDANGLSGGQQQRLCIARAIAVEPEVLLFDEPTSALDPISTQGIEKLVIELKEKVSIIIVTHNMQQAARVSDYTGFMYLGELIELGHTEELFVTPKEKLTQEYITGKFG
- the pstC gene encoding phosphate ABC transporter permease subunit PstC, producing the protein MIDKIFSNLTRFSALLILVIVAWIFVELFNQSLEAIHAFGFDFITKDEWAPNLEKFGAYAAIFGSVASTFLAMLFAIPVAIGVAIFLSEIAHDKIKGFFGVSVELLAAIPSVIYGMWGLFYFVPIIRDIFGGMGIGLLSAGIVLSIMILPFMAAVTRDAMNTTPDILKESAYALGGTQWDVIKDVIIPYARAGIIGSIILALGRAIGETMAVTFVMGNVHHTPKAITDPTTSIPVTLANEFAEADGSLYFSSLFELALILLVMSFVVIAVAKFYFLRKERRGV
- a CDS encoding HAMP domain-containing sensor histidine kinase; translation: MLRIHQLFFLNILGLFTAALLVASVISFYTLKTMIIEDGKERLIQSIELLEPQIVASNDLDSLAHSIAQKAHLRLTVVAENGVVIAESDTDKKTMENHSNRVEIMESMRKPYGITIRYSKTLKTDFVYVAKKISTPHGILYFRLSMSLKGVMDHFYTLWIKLFIAFTVLVAIALVIAYKISKKARHDILQITHYLDQISAKNYKAILKPEYFREFLQISIMLKNLVKKLQNRDKQKRKHTAKLRLINKQQNDILSAISHEFKNPIAAIMGYAETLHDDLNIDPKIREKFLDKILANTHRVTLMLDRLALSVKLENNDLSIKPTLFDISEVCHESISILQIKYPSRSIKYMGLSKTVYADRTMIELIITNLIDNALKYSEEEVSVTLSDHSFSVTDKGIGIAHSELDKVTSKFYRVHKNRWDNSMGLGLSIVSYILKLHDSTLTIESTLGVGSTFGFSLDSLIQKNKLTKK
- a CDS encoding response regulator transcription factor encodes the protein MSSLIVIVEDEKDILELMEYHLAKEGFETIGFLTTKHVQEVLEEEHVDLILMDRNLPGAEGSEFVESLRKKGIHTPVIFVSAKHKDEDIEQGFERGGDDYITKPFSMKELVLRVKAMLRRTKKLSSEGNLTYRDIVLNLAARSVTIEGENIELTKLEFDLLHALIVNQNVVLDRDYLLEHVWGGEEVFQDRTVNVAINRLKEKIDPDKTKEYIKTVRGVGYTLC
- the pstA gene encoding phosphate ABC transporter permease PstA — protein: MTAVQKRVLVNKIVLGLSTLSAVIAIAFLFWILGVLVMKGVGALNWNIFIFEGSPPGYEESGLKHALVGQAILVGLATVIGVPLGILAGTYLSEYGKNSKLAHLIRDISDIMMSAPSIVIGAFVYAVVVMPMGHFSAWAGSIALAIIMIPIILRTTDDMLQLVPGTLREAAFALGAPKYKVIMDVVYRGAKAGILTGVLLGIARVGGETAPLLFTSFNDNFFTTNLNDAMPSLTVTMFNYAISPYDDWQQLGWAAAFILSMFILGLNIVGRLILFFGKRK